The genomic stretch TCATAGCGGTATGGGATCTAAGTTGGCAAGTGTTTTCTTTCAGCACCTTGAACAGGTTTTTGATTACATTCATCAGGATGTAGATGCAATGTTTGAAGGAGATCCTGCCGCCAAAAGCAGAACTGAAATCCTGCGGAGTTACCCCGGGTTTTATGCGATTTCGGCTTACAGAATAGCTCATTCACTGCATGTGCTGGGAGTGAAACTCATCCCGAGGATGATTACCGAATACGCCCATAGCAGGACGGGGATAGATATACATCCAGGTGCAACAATCGGTCAGTACTTCTGCATAGATCACGGGACTGGGGTGGTGATCGGAGAGACTACTTCCATAGGCTCACATGTGAAGATCTATCAAGGGGTGACATTAGGTGCTTTGAGTGTTGACAAAGCTGATGCGGATAGTAAAAGACACCCCACAATTGAAGATGATGTAGTGATCTACTCTGGAGCTACTATTTTGGGAGGCAATACAGTCATAGGAAGAGGAAGTGTGATAGGAGGGAACGTATGGTTGACCAAAAGTGTGGCACCTAAAAGTAAGGTTTACTACCAAACGCAAATGTACCATGCGGATTCAGCTGTGACTGATATGTATGTATTCAAAAACGACCAAGACGAACTGAGTCATTAGAATGTGGTGTTCACTTGGAGATTTTTCCGCTTGTGAAAAGATTCGTTTTTTGATTTTCCGCTTATTAATATTGAACCCATGAAGCTATTTGAACTTATAGGGAATACACCATTGGTGCAGTTGGAACATATCCCGGTAAATCCAGCGGTTAAGATTTTTTGTAAACTGGAAGGTCAAAACCCAGGCGGGAGTGTAAAGGACAGGGCAGCATACAATATGCTCAAAAGTGCTATGGATCGCGGTGAAATCAATCCCGGGGATAAACTTGTAGAAGCCACTAGTGGGAACACAGGAATAGCTCTGGCTATGGTTGCAAAGGTTTTGGGCTTGGAGATGACCTTGATCATGCCTGATAACTCCACTAAAGAGCGGGTAGTCTCTATGGAAGCTTATGGTGCAAAGGTGATTTTGACTCCTGCGGCTGATACCATTGAGTATTCCAGAACCCTTGCTGAACAGATGAACACGGAAGGTTATTTTATGCTCGATCAGTTTGGCAATCCGGATAATTACCTGGCTCATTATAAGACCACCGGGCCGGAAATATGGGAGGATACCGACGGCAAGATCACACATTTTGTATCTGCTATGGGAACTACAGGTACGATCATGGGGGTTTCCAAATACCTAAAAGAGAGAAATCCTGATATACAGATCGTAGGGACACAGCCTACCGACGGATCCAGTATCCCGGGAATCAGAAGATGGTCAAAGGAGTTTTTACCGAAGATTTTTGACCCAAGCCGTGTGGATCAGGTGATAGATGTGAGCCAGAATCAGGCTACAGAAATGACCAGAAGGATGGCCAAAGAGGAGGGCATACTGGCAGGTATGAGTAGCGGAGGGGCATTGCACGCCGCAATCGAGCTTTCCAAAACCTTGAAGGAAGGGGTGATTGTATGCATTACCTGCGACAGGGGGGACAGGTATTTGAGCTCAGACCTATTTGGTTGACACCCCTAGGAATGATTTGCCCTGATTGAGGTACGAATGCTATAGAATGGTTGACAGCTGTTTTTTTGTCATTGTTAAATATATTTTGATTTCCCCCTTTACTGTATTTAAAAGTCGATTTAGTGGGCATTAGCCTGTTTTAATAGCATATAGTTTACTTGGGCAGCTGGTTTGCACTAATTCTTTTGAACCTAATTGACAGGTTTGAATTTGAATGACTAAACCAACTATAGCCATGAACTCTATAAACAAGAACCAAGAAGAACATACTAGGGAAGACCTAAGAGGATCAGAAGCTGTGGAAAAAATCCGTAGTCTGATCGATAAGTCTGGCTCATGCTTTTTTGTGACCTCCACCAGCCTGAATAATTCCCACAAATCACGCCCCATGTCAGTACAGAAAACTGATGAGGCAGGAAACATCTGGTTTCTGAGTGCCAAAGACAGCATGAAGAACATGGAAATCGTAGCCGACACTGATGTGACCTTATATTTTCAAGGATCATCTTATTCCGACTTTCTGGAGCTTAATGGCCATGCCGTGATCTCTTATGATAGGGATAAAATCGAAGAACTTTGGGACCCTACAGTGAAAGCATGGTTTACAGAAGGAAAAGACGATCCAAGAATATCCGTGATCCAATTTATTCCGGACAGCGGATATTATTGGGACAATAAGCATGGAAATGCGGTGGCGGGTATCAAGGTGTTGATCAGCGCAATTGCAGGAAAAACAATGGATGATTCCATTGAAGGAACTTTAAACGTGTAGTTGGGGCACTTTAAAGTTCATAGGTGATCCGGATTCTGGATCACCTTTTTTTATATCCTCAGTTTCTATTGAAATAGTCATTTACCCCGAGGGGCAGCCCACCTATAGTGGCAATAAACCGATCAAGTCTATATCCTGAAGAATATTTTTTTCTTGTAGAGAAAATAGCACAAATACCACATCGCTCCCCACGTTAACAATGCGGTTATTACTTTCACAGAATGCTCACCAATACCAAGCGGAGCAAATATTCCTGAACTGAAGATCCCCACAAAGCCGAAGAGCCAGTGATGTGCCAGAACCTCTGCAAAAAGGTAAATGAAGATAGAGTTCATGCCGACCACGATGATGGGGAAAACCCAGGCTTGACTTTTCTTGACATCCACCAGCCAGTAGAAGAATGCCAGTGTCAAGATAGCCCAACCGCCGGATGCAAAGCTGAAGGCGGTTGTCGCTATGCGCTTAACAATAGGAGTGATTCCCGTAAAATCCAGTCCATAACCTATCACTAGAAAGGTAATTCCAGAGACTATTAATGCTTTAATTTTTGCAGCATCTCTTTTAGAAGAAAGCAGCAGATTGCCGCATATAGCTCCCCAGATGGTATGCGCTGCTGTGGGGATGCAATTGATCGCTACCCAGCCGCCGTTGTTGATTTTGCCCATTAAAAGCATATCGGTATAGTTTCCGAAGTTGGTTCCATGCTCATAGGGTACTTCGGGATTATATAGACGATACATGATTTCTGTCAAGAGCAATAATCCCATAGAAACTCCCAATTGCACTTTCCAAGACTGTCTAATCAACAGGAAGGTGACAAGGATGGTAAAGGAAAGTTGGGTCAGTACGTTCCAAAGCTCAAAAACCACCTCACCTGAATACACACAGTGGAGACCTGTGCCGAAAAGAAAAAGCAATAAACATCTCTTTAAGATATGCTTTCTGACTTTCTTTCTATCTCCTGAATCTGCCATTCTTTTATTCAGTGAAAATGGCATCGCTACCCCCACGATAAACATGAAAAAAGGCTGGATCAAATCCCAGAATCTCAATCCATTCCAAGGATGGTGAGTAAACTGCATGAAAAACGCATTAGCTAAACTTCTTTCGGTACTAGCTTCCAAAAATGATTCATAGATCAGTGCAGCCTCGGCGATCAAGAGGCACATCGTAAGTCCCCGATAAACATCCAGTGAAACAAGGCGGTTTTGGATTGGGCTTATTGCTCTCATTTGATCCTGCTGATAACTATCGGTGCTGATCAAACAAGATCATATTGCCATCAGGATCTTTTAACATAAAGCTGGCAGGGCCTGAAGAGGCTTCGTCAGCCTGATTTATGATTTCTATTTCTTGGTTTTTTAGCTTTTCTTGGATTTTTCGGATATCATCGAAATCAGGGGTTTCCTGTGCATTTTCATCCCATCCTGGATTGAAGGTCAGAATATTTCCTTCAAACATCCCTTGAAATAACCCAATCAATGCATTTTCATTTTTCATGATGAAGTAGTTGCTTTCTATGGCTCCTCCAAAAACTTCAAACCCTAAAGCCTCATAGAATTCCTTTGATTCTTCCAGGTTCTTGACACTCAGGCTGACTGAAAAAGCTCCAAGTTTTATGTTTTCCTGTGGTTTAAGTTCTGGCTTTTGATTCTCGGAAGGTGAGAAGTAGGAATGTACGAAAAACCCCACGCTAAAGGAAATGGATATGGCTGTAGCTAGTGTGTAAAACCTGTTCATGATATGGTTATTTGATGAATTTCAGTAGGCTGATCATGGTACCCAGATGCAGTGCCTCGTGGTAATTGTTAAATGTAATCGCGTCGGCAGCATTGGCAAGATGAAATCCCTTGGAGGTAGTATAAGGCGTGTAATCATCCAGTTTCCCAGAATTGTAGTCTGATTTTGTCTGCTCGATGGGTTGAATCAAAAGCTCTGCGAAAAGATCCACGGTGGCTTGAGGTTCGGGGATGTCAGGTTTTGTTCCAGGTTTATATTTTTGGAAAAGATCATCAGTGATATTCAAAGGTACATTTGCGAGGCCATAGACAAGGCGTTGTTGCACTACGATGACGTGGCCGATATTCCAAAGCAGGTTATTGTTGAATCCTTCAGGGGTCTTGTTTAGTTGTTCAAGCGAGTTGTGAATGAGGAATTTAAGAAAAATGTTTCGGTTGTTTTCCCAGATATGGAAGTTGTTATTCATGGTTTATAGTTAAGTGGGACTTGGGTTGTTATTGGTTTTCGAGTTTGTATCGTCTCAGTCGGCTTTTAGTGTCTGCCAGTTCATTTTGAAGCGAATCTACTTTCTTGAGGAGGTTGAAGATCACATCTATACCTTCAGGATTGACTTCAAGATCCTGATGGATTCTTATCATTTTTTCCAGATCAGCGACTTTTTCTTCAGGGATAAACCGGGTCTGCTCTACAGTAAGAATTTCGATCAAACCCAAGTTATACAGGGAGTCCACAAACGAAACTTCGATTTCATAATGTGTACAAAGCGTCTCTATAAGTATTAAGTTATGCTGTGCCATCTTATCGTAATTTTTGTAGTTCTTCAAACAACTTCTTTTCTTCCTCGCTCAGATTTGTTGGGTTTTTAATAGAGTAGGTGAGGATGAGGTCCCCAAATTCCCCTTCCTTCTTATAAACGGGAAACCCCTTGCCCTTTAATCGCACTTTAGCCCCATTTGGTGTTTCCGGAGCTATTTTAAGCTTTACTTTACTATCAAAAGTATCGGCGACAAGTTCTCCACCCAGCATAGCGGTATATAGATCCACTTCCACTTTGGCGTATAGATTATCTCCTTCCCGTTGGAATTTAGTATCGTTCTTGATGTTGAATTTGATATATAGATCCCCATTTGGCCCACCATTGATTCCGGGAGCACCTTTTCCTTTGATCTTGATCGTCTGCCCATCGGCAATTCCAGCAGCTATGGTCAGGCGTATATTCTCCCCATTGACAGTAAGTACCTGCTTGTGGGTTTTATAGGCATCCTCCATGCTGAGTTGTAGTTCGGCATGATAGTCTTGGCCTTTGAATTTGGCAGTACGTCCTCCTTGGCGAAAGCCTCCGCCGCCAAACATGGACTCAAAGAAGTCTGAATAGTCTTGACCTTCATACCCAGCCTGTCCTCCAGATCCTGTTCCTCCATATCCTTGGCTTCTTCGCTGTCCTCCACCTTGAGCCCCAGCCTGTTCAAATTGGTCTGCATGCTTCCAGTCCTGACCATATTTATCGTATTTTTTACGCTTTTCAGGATCGCTCAGTACCTCGTTGGCTTCGTTTACTTCTTTGAATTTTAGCTCTGCTTCTTTATCGTCAGGATTTACGTCCGGGTGATATTTCCGGGCTTGTTTCCGGTAAGCTTTTTTGATATCTGCTTCAGAGGCATCTTTAT from Algoriphagus sp. NG3 encodes the following:
- a CDS encoding serine O-acetyltransferase; translated protein: MESFISKLYKAHQDCSECPSPKVIQQFFEDVLGLLFPEHTVEKIWDKSQIEANLIRLEDDLSSILERNPHLHSGMGSKLASVFFQHLEQVFDYIHQDVDAMFEGDPAAKSRTEILRSYPGFYAISAYRIAHSLHVLGVKLIPRMITEYAHSRTGIDIHPGATIGQYFCIDHGTGVVIGETTSIGSHVKIYQGVTLGALSVDKADADSKRHPTIEDDVVIYSGATILGGNTVIGRGSVIGGNVWLTKSVAPKSKVYYQTQMYHADSAVTDMYVFKNDQDELSH
- the cysM gene encoding cysteine synthase CysM, with amino-acid sequence MKLFELIGNTPLVQLEHIPVNPAVKIFCKLEGQNPGGSVKDRAAYNMLKSAMDRGEINPGDKLVEATSGNTGIALAMVAKVLGLEMTLIMPDNSTKERVVSMEAYGAKVILTPAADTIEYSRTLAEQMNTEGYFMLDQFGNPDNYLAHYKTTGPEIWEDTDGKITHFVSAMGTTGTIMGVSKYLKERNPDIQIVGTQPTDGSSIPGIRRWSKEFLPKIFDPSRVDQVIDVSQNQATEMTRRMAKEEGILAGMSSGGALHAAIELSKTLKEGVIVCITCDRGDRYLSSDLFG
- a CDS encoding pyridoxamine 5'-phosphate oxidase family protein → MNSINKNQEEHTREDLRGSEAVEKIRSLIDKSGSCFFVTSTSLNNSHKSRPMSVQKTDEAGNIWFLSAKDSMKNMEIVADTDVTLYFQGSSYSDFLELNGHAVISYDRDKIEELWDPTVKAWFTEGKDDPRISVIQFIPDSGYYWDNKHGNAVAGIKVLISAIAGKTMDDSIEGTLNV
- a CDS encoding acyltransferase family protein, giving the protein MRAISPIQNRLVSLDVYRGLTMCLLIAEAALIYESFLEASTERSLANAFFMQFTHHPWNGLRFWDLIQPFFMFIVGVAMPFSLNKRMADSGDRKKVRKHILKRCLLLFLFGTGLHCVYSGEVVFELWNVLTQLSFTILVTFLLIRQSWKVQLGVSMGLLLLTEIMYRLYNPEVPYEHGTNFGNYTDMLLMGKINNGGWVAINCIPTAAHTIWGAICGNLLLSSKRDAAKIKALIVSGITFLVIGYGLDFTGITPIVKRIATTAFSFASGGWAILTLAFFYWLVDVKKSQAWVFPIIVVGMNSIFIYLFAEVLAHHWLFGFVGIFSSGIFAPLGIGEHSVKVITALLTWGAMWYLCYFLYKKKIFFRI
- a CDS encoding VOC family protein yields the protein MNRFYTLATAISISFSVGFFVHSYFSPSENQKPELKPQENIKLGAFSVSLSVKNLEESKEFYEALGFEVFGGAIESNYFIMKNENALIGLFQGMFEGNILTFNPGWDENAQETPDFDDIRKIQEKLKNQEIEIINQADEASSGPASFMLKDPDGNMILFDQHR
- a CDS encoding DinB family protein, yielding MNNNFHIWENNRNIFLKFLIHNSLEQLNKTPEGFNNNLLWNIGHVIVVQQRLVYGLANVPLNITDDLFQKYKPGTKPDIPEPQATVDLFAELLIQPIEQTKSDYNSGKLDDYTPYTTSKGFHLANAADAITFNNYHEALHLGTMISLLKFIK
- a CDS encoding chaperone modulator CbpM, which translates into the protein MAQHNLILIETLCTHYEIEVSFVDSLYNLGLIEILTVEQTRFIPEEKVADLEKMIRIHQDLEVNPEGIDVIFNLLKKVDSLQNELADTKSRLRRYKLENQ
- a CDS encoding J domain-containing protein codes for the protein MAFIDYYSVLGIDKDASEADIKKAYRKQARKYHPDVNPDDKEAELKFKEVNEANEVLSDPEKRKKYDKYGQDWKHADQFEQAGAQGGGQRRSQGYGGTGSGGQAGYEGQDYSDFFESMFGGGGFRQGGRTAKFKGQDYHAELQLSMEDAYKTHKQVLTVNGENIRLTIAAGIADGQTIKIKGKGAPGINGGPNGDLYIKFNIKNDTKFQREGDNLYAKVEVDLYTAMLGGELVADTFDSKVKLKIAPETPNGAKVRLKGKGFPVYKKEGEFGDLILTYSIKNPTNLSEEEKKLFEELQKLR